The following proteins are encoded in a genomic region of Haloarcula marina:
- a CDS encoding enoyl-CoA hydratase/isomerase family protein: protein MVRTTADGDVRVVTLDRPERRNALDREALRELAATVDAAAEPVIYLRGEGEAFCAGADLTVVEALDGESAREFAALGQRVATTLESYDGAVVAGIDGAARGGGVELALACDLRVATPEATFAETGVKLGLFGAWGGTRRLPRVVGEGDAMDLALSGRTVDAEAALRMGLVSRLVDDPRSVADELAAVDHRALRSLKRRMRDETDQRTGDERERAAFASLVEAAEF, encoded by the coding sequence ATGGTCCGGACGACGGCTGACGGGGACGTTCGCGTGGTGACGCTGGACCGACCGGAACGACGCAACGCGCTCGACCGCGAGGCGCTCCGCGAACTGGCGGCGACGGTCGACGCGGCGGCCGAACCGGTCATCTACCTCCGCGGCGAGGGCGAAGCGTTCTGTGCCGGGGCCGACCTGACCGTCGTCGAGGCGCTGGACGGCGAGTCGGCCCGCGAATTCGCCGCGCTGGGCCAGCGGGTCGCGACGACGCTCGAATCGTACGACGGCGCGGTCGTCGCCGGGATAGACGGGGCCGCCCGCGGCGGTGGCGTCGAACTGGCGCTCGCGTGTGACCTGCGGGTGGCGACGCCGGAGGCGACGTTCGCCGAGACGGGCGTCAAACTGGGGCTGTTCGGCGCGTGGGGCGGCACGCGACGGCTTCCCAGAGTCGTCGGCGAGGGCGACGCGATGGATTTGGCGCTGTCGGGCCGGACCGTCGACGCCGAGGCCGCCCTGCGGATGGGCCTCGTCTCCCGGCTCGTCGACGACCCGCGGTCCGTCGCCGACGAACTGGCCGCCGTCGACCACCGGGCGCTCCGGTCGCTGAAACGCCGGATGCGCGACGAGACGGACCAACGGACCGGCGACGAACGCGAGCGAGCGGCCTTCGCCAGCCTCGTCGAGGCCGCAGAGTTCTGA
- a CDS encoding DUF460 domain-containing protein: MNRTAALDAVVFGVDIQSGDVRGDAPSYALVVFDGDEIQRDVVSRRKLRRRIESDEPAIVATDNMYELAADKDQLVHFLGSLPDETKLVQVTGDERPEPLSRVAKRHGVPYGKDPMQEAEAAARLAAANVGQEVSAFTDTTEVKVARGRSTGKGGWSEDRYTRRIHGAVKTTAREVESELDAAGLEYERDVTEKYGGFSNAVFRVEGRPQDIPVSRRRSGDTRIEIERVRRDGIEFRPLAKRRDHVVVGVDPGTTTAVAIVGLDGEVLDVYSSRTNDRADVIEWIIERGRPVVVAADVTPMPETVEKFRRSFDAAGWKPDRDLPVDEKKHRTRDDAYDNDHERDAMAAALYAFDHHESQFERVASKVPPQHEVGRVVARVVAGDESVESVLRDIEGDDEQPEESESHQPRELTDDEKEIKRLEARTDRLESHVDDLKQTIQQKNERLDEKDKQLEKARQEGRREVRKDREVTRLQRRNEALERTVEEEREQREELAEKLDRLKSLWKLDHSNFADVSEKRQGLTSVKVVEQFTRDAIEDADERFGLVEGDVVLLRDASGAGRSTAKRLAEVGPRVVLRNGNLSDAADEVLFEHDVPVAPAEMVGIQEVDELAVAREDEVEDAIADWENRAEDRQKEQNSAMVDQIISEHRAERPVSEE, from the coding sequence GTGAATCGCACGGCAGCGCTCGACGCCGTCGTTTTCGGCGTGGACATCCAGAGCGGGGACGTGCGGGGGGACGCCCCCTCGTACGCGCTGGTGGTGTTCGACGGCGACGAGATACAGCGAGACGTCGTGTCGCGGCGGAAACTGCGACGGCGCATCGAGAGCGACGAACCGGCCATCGTCGCGACGGACAACATGTACGAACTGGCCGCCGACAAGGACCAGTTGGTCCACTTTCTGGGGTCGCTCCCCGACGAGACGAAACTGGTGCAGGTGACCGGCGACGAGCGGCCGGAACCGCTCTCGCGAGTGGCGAAGCGCCACGGCGTCCCCTACGGCAAAGACCCGATGCAGGAGGCCGAGGCCGCCGCCCGCCTCGCCGCCGCCAACGTCGGCCAAGAGGTGTCCGCGTTCACCGACACCACCGAGGTGAAGGTCGCTCGCGGCCGCTCGACCGGGAAGGGTGGGTGGTCCGAAGACCGCTACACGCGACGCATCCACGGCGCGGTCAAGACGACGGCCCGCGAAGTCGAATCGGAACTCGACGCGGCGGGACTGGAGTACGAACGGGACGTGACCGAGAAGTACGGCGGCTTCTCGAACGCCGTCTTCCGGGTCGAAGGGCGCCCCCAGGACATCCCCGTCTCCCGACGGCGCTCGGGCGACACCCGCATCGAGATAGAGCGGGTGCGCCGGGACGGCATCGAGTTCCGGCCGCTGGCGAAGCGGCGGGACCACGTCGTCGTCGGCGTCGACCCCGGGACCACCACGGCCGTCGCCATCGTGGGCTTGGACGGCGAGGTGCTGGACGTGTACTCCTCGCGGACCAACGACCGCGCCGACGTCATCGAGTGGATTATCGAGCGCGGCCGCCCCGTCGTCGTCGCCGCCGACGTGACGCCGATGCCCGAGACGGTCGAGAAGTTCCGCCGGTCGTTCGACGCCGCCGGGTGGAAACCCGACCGGGACCTGCCGGTCGACGAGAAGAAACACCGGACCCGCGACGACGCCTACGACAACGACCACGAACGCGACGCGATGGCGGCGGCGCTGTACGCCTTCGACCACCACGAGAGCCAGTTCGAGCGCGTGGCGAGCAAAGTGCCGCCGCAGCACGAAGTCGGTCGCGTCGTCGCTCGCGTCGTCGCCGGTGACGAGTCCGTGGAGTCTGTCCTGCGGGACATCGAGGGCGACGACGAACAACCGGAGGAATCCGAGAGCCACCAGCCGCGCGAACTCACCGACGACGAGAAGGAGATAAAGCGACTGGAGGCCCGCACCGACCGCCTCGAATCGCACGTCGACGACCTCAAACAGACCATCCAGCAGAAGAACGAGCGCCTCGACGAGAAGGACAAGCAACTGGAGAAAGCCAGACAGGAGGGTCGCCGAGAGGTCCGAAAGGACCGCGAGGTGACCAGACTCCAGCGGCGCAACGAGGCGCTCGAACGCACGGTCGAGGAGGAACGCGAGCAACGTGAGGAACTGGCCGAGAAGCTCGACCGCCTGAAATCGCTCTGGAAACTCGACCACTCGAACTTCGCCGACGTGTCCGAGAAGCGCCAGGGCCTCACCTCGGTGAAGGTGGTCGAACAGTTCACTCGGGACGCCATCGAGGACGCCGACGAGCGCTTCGGCCTCGTCGAGGGCGACGTGGTCCTCCTGCGCGACGCTTCCGGTGCTGGCCGGTCGACGGCAAAGCGATTAGCCGAAGTCGGTCCCCGCGTCGTCCTGCGGAACGGGAACCTCTCGGACGCCGCCGACGAGGTGCTGTTCGAGCACGACGTGCCCGTCGCTCCCGCCGAGATGGTCGGGATACAGGAGGTGGACGAACTCGCCGTCGCCCGCGAGGACGAAGTCGAGGACGCGATTGCGGACTGGGAGAACCGCGCCGAGGACCGGCAGAAAGAGCAGAACTCGGCGATGGTCGACCAGATAATCAGCGAGCACCGGGCGGAGAGGCCGGTTAGTGAGGAGTAG
- a CDS encoding DUF7114 family protein, translating into MEEVAAVRQAAVAAVDDVEPERLRERIIARLDDASLSPGVLTVVSASAARDPPADLSEGDADRAAGVQLIYEGLRLTRQLAHDDPWTTGDRDAADLDILIADILVSRGFYLLARTEAADAAVDVVRSFGHDQTRLRTTGDERLDDTLEVDVCELAVVAGVTAAGVRPTSTLREYATGLASEGLPTSAHLLGEDVTDALASRARPDRSASDGTEAAADH; encoded by the coding sequence ATGGAGGAAGTGGCGGCAGTCCGCCAAGCGGCCGTGGCGGCAGTCGACGACGTCGAGCCCGAACGTCTCCGCGAACGCATCATCGCACGCCTCGACGATGCCTCGCTCTCACCGGGCGTGCTGACGGTCGTCAGCGCCAGCGCCGCCCGCGACCCGCCCGCCGACCTGTCGGAGGGCGACGCCGACCGCGCCGCCGGCGTCCAACTCATCTACGAGGGCCTTCGGCTCACCCGCCAACTCGCCCACGACGACCCGTGGACGACCGGCGACCGCGACGCCGCCGACCTCGACATCCTCATCGCCGACATCCTCGTCTCGCGGGGCTTCTACCTGCTGGCCCGAACCGAGGCCGCCGACGCCGCCGTCGATGTCGTGCGCTCGTTCGGCCACGACCAGACGCGCCTGCGAACCACCGGCGACGAGCGCCTCGACGACACCCTCGAAGTCGACGTGTGTGAACTCGCCGTCGTCGCCGGCGTCACCGCCGCCGGGGTCCGGCCCACGTCGACGCTCCGGGAGTACGCCACCGGCCTCGCCAGCGAGGGCCTGCCGACCAGCGCCCACCTCCTCGGCGAGGACGTGACGGACGCGCTGGCGAGTCGCGCCCGCCCCGACCGCTCGGCCAGCGACGGGACCGAAGCGGCCGCCGACCACTGA
- a CDS encoding DUF3105 domain-containing protein → MVDCDYCDESFDGEDAYLDHLAAAHGGELGAIDQRRVDQRTSDDGEGLPLGPIVLGVVAVLAIGAVAFTMLGGGGGGPPVDGIEAAPLNESGDASLLNGVERFPNQGNEHVASGTDVDYAQMPPLSGPHYTGTVEAGFYGETPALGDLVHTLEHGAVIVYYDPATTTDAANESLEGFATVHTGTWQSVVVAPNPNPNPEADYVLTAWRHRMYMDGYDARTVHAFLSEFLGRGPENPVR, encoded by the coding sequence ATGGTGGATTGCGACTACTGCGACGAATCGTTCGACGGGGAGGACGCCTACCTCGACCACCTCGCGGCCGCCCACGGCGGCGAGTTGGGAGCTATCGACCAGCGGCGGGTCGACCAACGGACGAGCGACGACGGCGAGGGATTACCGCTCGGCCCTATCGTCCTCGGCGTCGTCGCCGTCCTCGCTATCGGCGCGGTGGCGTTCACGATGCTCGGGGGCGGTGGCGGCGGCCCGCCGGTCGACGGCATCGAAGCCGCGCCGCTGAACGAGTCGGGCGACGCCAGTCTGCTGAACGGCGTCGAACGGTTCCCGAACCAGGGCAACGAACACGTCGCCAGCGGGACGGACGTCGACTACGCGCAGATGCCGCCGCTGTCCGGCCCGCACTACACGGGGACCGTCGAGGCGGGGTTCTACGGGGAGACGCCCGCCCTCGGTGACCTCGTCCACACGCTCGAACACGGCGCGGTCATCGTCTACTACGACCCCGCGACGACCACCGACGCGGCCAACGAGAGCCTCGAAGGGTTCGCGACGGTCCACACCGGGACGTGGCAGAGCGTCGTCGTCGCCCCGAACCCCAACCCGAACCCCGAGGCCGACTACGTCCTGACGGCGTGGCGACACCGGATGTACATGGACGGCTACGACGCCCGGACGGTCCACGCGTTCCTCTCGGAGTTCCTCGGGCGCGGCCCCGAGAACCCGGTTCGGTAG